A region of the Leeuwenhoekiella sp. MAR_2009_132 genome:
TACCATTAACTTCATAACCGTAAATTGCATTTATAGATTCTCCTATAAATAATCCACTTTGTATAAGGTCATCTTCAACACCATCTCCATCTGCGTCTTCACCGGTTAGTGCTAAGATTTCATTTTTATTAGTAGAGAAGTTACCCGTCATAGACCACGTGAAATTTTGAGTACGTATAATATCACCAGTTAATGATATCTCAAGACCCTTGTTTTGAAGCTTACCTACATTTGTTTGAATACGATTAAATCCTGTTAAATAAGGTATACGTATCGCAAATAGTAGATCATCTGTAATATTATCATACACGTCGATATTACCTGTTAATCTATTAGAAAATAATGCGAAATCAACACCTAAATTCAAACCGGCTGTTTTTTCCCATCTAAGATTAGGGTTAGCCAGAGAGTTTAACTCTTGTCCAAAAGCAGGACCAGAACCATCTCCAAAAACATATGCAGCACGAGTACCTATACGAGCTAAAGATGTATATCGTGGAGTTTGATTACCACTTACACCATAACCTACTCTAAGTTTTAAGTTATTTACCCAATCTACGTTCTGCATAAAAGATTCATTCGAAACACTCCAACCAAAAGCACCTGATGGAAAGTATGCCGTCTTTTCATTATCTGCAAACCCCGAAAAACCATCCCTACGTATTGTTCCTGTTAAAATATAACGGTCATCAAACTTGTAGTTTGCTCTAAACATTTGATAATTTAAACGCTCTGTATATGCAGAAGACCCTACAAACTGAAGAGCACCTACACTAAGATCATTATAGCCTAATGATAATCTATCAAAACCTGAAGCATATGCATTTGTAGTTTCGTCCCTACGCTCTACTGCACCGTATAATAAGGTTGCTCCTATATCGTGTTTTCTAAAAACCTTGTTGTAAGACAATATGTTGTCTAAAGTGTAATCTTTGTAAAAACGTATAAATTTACCAGCATCACCAGTTTGACCTGCGGCGTAGATACTTGAACCGTAAGCCTTATCAATTCTATAATTATTACCAAAATTGATTCTATACTTCAGACCATCTATAAATGGTAAACTAATTTCAGAATATAAATTAGCAAAAAAGTAGTCGTGACGCTCATAATCCTGAGTATTTGATCCTAAAAAAGGGTTAGGCTCAATAGTACCTGCAGGGTTAGGTATTAAGTCACCATTCTCATCACGTGGCACTAATAACGGCGACATATTTACTAACTGAGATAGGCTTGGCTCATCACCGTCTTGCTTAACAAATGATCCAAAGGTTTGAACACCTACTTTCCACCAGTCAGTTGCATCTGCATCAAGATTCACACGCACACTCTTTCGGGAGAAATTATCATTTTTAATATAACCTTCCTGCTCTGTCAAACCTACAGACATTAAGTAACTAATGCGGTCAGAACCACCGGTTACATTAATTTTATTTTCCTGCACAAAACCTGTCTGAGTACCTTCTTCCCACCAGTCATAATCTGTAGTTTTAAATTGACCTGGATTGTCTGGGTCTTCTAGTTCAAAATTAGGATTGATTCCGTTCCCATTTCCAAAATAACCTGTAAAATCTGGATTAGGCGTTGTAAAGTCTGGACCTAAAAATGCGATATCATACAATTGGGTATTTATAAAATCAAGATATTCGGTTCTTCGCATAGGTCTAAGATCTTCTGAAGGTCCTTGAGTTGCGTATGATGAAGAAATCGTTATTCTTGGTTTTTGATTACGTTTTCCTGTTTTACTGGTAATTAAAATAACTCCATTAGCTGCCTGAGCACCATAAACCGCAGTAGAACTTGCATCTTTCAAAACGTCTATAGATGCAATATCGTTAGGGTTTAATGCAGAAAGAGAACCATTATACTGAATACCATCTAAAATAATTAGTACATCACGATTACCACCTAGCGTACTTGTACCCCTAATTGAAATTTCTGGTGTAGAACCTGCACTGTTTACCTGACCAATATTTAAACCAGGAACCGTACCTTGTAAGCTTTGTGCTATGTTTGTATTAGGGGCGTCTTCAAAAGCTTCTAAGTTTGCACTTGCAACCGCACCGGTTACATCACTACGTTTTTGAGTACCATACCCAACAACCACAACTTCATCTAAAGATGCTACATCATCCTGCAAGGCGACCTCAATAGTTGTTTTTCCGTTTAATGAAATCGTTTGCGTTTTAAAACCAATAGAAGAAAATACCAGTTCTGCAGTAGCTTTATTTTGTACTTCTAAAGAAAAATTACCGTCAATATCAGAAATAGCACCGTTAGATGCACCTTTCTCAATTACGTTCACATAAGGAATAGGTAACTTATTAGCATCAGTCACTTTACCTTTAATTACATCCTGAGCTTGCAGTCCTAATGCAAAGCCCAAATAAATAAAAATCGAAAGAATTCGATTTATGGGTATTTGTTGTTTCATAAAAATTAAATTTTAATTGGTTTTGAACTCGTACTCATTTATCTGAATTCCAAAATTAACAAAATATTTGGACTACACAATCGATTGCGTAAATAAAATGTGTTTTTTACATTTTAAATGAATTCTTCAAGCTAACCTAGATGAAAAATTTAATTACTCCTTAGAAACAAAGTACAGAGCATTCAATACCAGCACCCTAAAATTTTAATTTTAAAGTCTGAATTTTTTTATTCTTTAAATATCAATATTAAAAGCTACACAACCGATTGTTGCGTAAATGAAGTCTGAAGTATTAGATTTTTATTGAAGATTGTCTACTTATTAAATCGGTTTCTAAAATCGTTACCTGTGTAAGTGTGGTATCAATTTCTGTATGTTCAAGATGATTTAAAATACATTTTGCAGATAACTTGCCCATCTTAGAGGCAGGATGTGTAATCGATGAAAGACCCGGTTCTATTATTGAACAAACAGGATCATTATTAAAACCAATGATAGCGAGATCTTCAGGAATTTTTATTT
Encoded here:
- a CDS encoding SusC/RagA family TonB-linked outer membrane protein, whose translation is MKQQIPINRILSIFIYLGFALGLQAQDVIKGKVTDANKLPIPYVNVIEKGASNGAISDIDGNFSLEVQNKATAELVFSSIGFKTQTISLNGKTTIEVALQDDVASLDEVVVVGYGTQKRSDVTGAVASANLEAFEDAPNTNIAQSLQGTVPGLNIGQVNSAGSTPEISIRGTSTLGGNRDVLIILDGIQYNGSLSALNPNDIASIDVLKDASSTAVYGAQAANGVILITSKTGKRNQKPRITISSSYATQGPSEDLRPMRRTEYLDFINTQLYDIAFLGPDFTTPNPDFTGYFGNGNGINPNFELEDPDNPGQFKTTDYDWWEEGTQTGFVQENKINVTGGSDRISYLMSVGLTEQEGYIKNDNFSRKSVRVNLDADATDWWKVGVQTFGSFVKQDGDEPSLSQLVNMSPLLVPRDENGDLIPNPAGTIEPNPFLGSNTQDYERHDYFFANLYSEISLPFIDGLKYRINFGNNYRIDKAYGSSIYAAGQTGDAGKFIRFYKDYTLDNILSYNKVFRKHDIGATLLYGAVERRDETTNAYASGFDRLSLGYNDLSVGALQFVGSSAYTERLNYQMFRANYKFDDRYILTGTIRRDGFSGFADNEKTAYFPSGAFGWSVSNESFMQNVDWVNNLKLRVGYGVSGNQTPRYTSLARIGTRAAYVFGDGSGPAFGQELNSLANPNLRWEKTAGLNLGVDFALFSNRLTGNIDVYDNITDDLLFAIRIPYLTGFNRIQTNVGKLQNKGLEISLTGDIIRTQNFTWSMTGNFSTNKNEILALTGEDADGDGVEDDLIQSGLFIGESINAIYGYEVNGIYQLGEENIPEGYRPGRYRIVDQNGDGEITQADDRKILGTRDPAYRFSILNTFSYKGLSLSVFINSIQGGNDNYLNYNDNSVFRNANTLYQNRLSGISYWSPSNPDGLNALSSNSSGITGARLESRSFVRLQDVNLKYNFDSEFLDKLSIAGLSIFVSGKNLITWTDWNGWDPEFQDTNRNIYGVGLGNGGRPLMRGYSLGVNISF